One part of the Microtus ochrogaster isolate Prairie Vole_2 chromosome 18, MicOch1.0, whole genome shotgun sequence genome encodes these proteins:
- the Pcdh1 gene encoding protocadherin-1 isoform X2, translated as MGPLRPSPGPRGQRLLLPPLLLALLLLLAPSAGHTTQVVYKVPEEQPPNTLIGSLAADYGFPDVGHLYKLEVGAPYLRVDGKTGDIFTTETSIDREGLRECQNQIPGNPCILEFEVSITDLVQNGSPRLLEGQIEVQDINDNTPNFASPVITLAIPENTNIGSLFPIPLATDRDAGPNGVASYELQAGPEAQELFGLQVAEDQEEKQPQLIVMGNLDRERWDSYDLTIKVQDGGSPPRASSALLRVTVLDTNDNAPKFERPSYEAELSENSPIGHSVIQVKANDSDQGANAEIDYTFHQAPEVVKRLLRLDRNTGLITVQGPVDREDLSTLRFSVLARDRGATPKSARAQVVVTVKDMNDNAPTIEIRGIGLVTHQDGMANISEDVAEETAVALVQVSDRDEGENAAVTCVVAGDVPFQLRQASETGSDSKKKYFLQTTTPLDYEKVKDYTIEIVAVDSGNPPLSSTNSLKVQVVDVNDNAPVFTQSITEVAFPENNKPGEVVAEVTASDADSGSNAELVYSLEPEPAAQGLFTISPENGEIRVKTSLDREQRDSYELKVVAADRGSPSLQGTATVLVNVLDCNDNDPKFMLSGYNFSVMENMPALSPVGMVTVIDGDKGENARVQLSVEQDNGDFVIQNGTGTILSSLSFDREQQSTYTFQLKAVDGGVPPRSAYVGVTINVLDENDNAPFITAPSNTSHRLLTPQTRLGETVSQVTAEDIDSGVNAELTYSIAGGNPYGLFQIGSHSGAITLEKEIERRHHGLHRLVVKVSDRGKPPRYGTALVHLYVNETLANRTLLETLLVHSLDTPLDIDIAGDPEYERSKQRGNILFGVVAGVVAVALLIALAVLVRYCRQREAKSGYQAGKKETKDLYAPKPSGKAAKGSKNKGKKSKSPKPVKPVEDEDEAGLQKSLKFNLMSDAPGDSPRIHLPLNYPPGSPDLGRHYRSNSPLPSIQLQPQSPSASKKHQVVQDLPPANTFVGTGDTTSTGSEQYSDYSYRTNPPKYPSKQLPHRRVTFSATSQAQELQDPSQHSYYDSGLEESETPSSKSSSGPRLGPLALPEDHYERTTPDGSIGEMEHPENEPAGRSRP; from the exons ATGGGGCCTCTGAGGCCCAGCCCTGGGCCCCGGGGGCAGCGGTTGCTGCTGCCCCCCTTATTGCTGGCACTGCTGCTCCTATTGGCTCCATCTGCAGGCCATACCACCCAGGTAGTATACAAGGTGCCAGAAGAACAGCCGCCCAACACTCTCATCGGGAGCCTTGCCGCTGACTACGGTTTTCCAGACGTGGGTCATCTGTACAAACTAGAGGTAGGTGCTCCATACCTTCGAGTGGACGGCAAGACTGGCGACATTTTCACCACAGAGACCTCCATTGACCGAGAGGGACTCCGTGAATGCCAGAACCAGATCCCTGGGAACCCCTGTATCCTGGAGTTTGAGGTGTCTATCACGGACCTCGTGCAGAATGGCAGCCCCCGGCTGCTAGAGGGACAGATAGAGGTGCAGGACATCAATGACAACACACCCAACTTTGCCTCGCCAGTCATCACCCTGGCCATCCCTGAGAACACCAACATCGGCTCACTCTTCCCCATCCCACTGGCCACAGACCGTGATGCTGGCCCCAATGGCGTAGCATCCTACGAGCTGCAGGCTGGGCCTGAGGCCCAGGAGCTATTTGGACTGCAGGTGGCTGAGGACCAGGAAGAGAAGCAGCCACAGCTCATTGTCATGGGCAACCTAGACCGTGAACGCTGGGACTCCTATGACCTCACCATCAAGGTACAGGATGGAGGGAGTCCTCCACGAGCCAGCAGTGCCCTGCTGCGTGTCACTGTGCTTGATACAAATGACAACGCTCCCAAGTTTGAGCGGCCATCCTACGAAGCCGAGTTGTCTGAGAACAGCCCCATTGGCCACTCCGTCATCCAG GTGAAAGCCAATGACTCGGACCAAGGTGCCAACGCAGAGATTGACTATACCTTCCACCAGGCACCTGAAGTTGTCAAGCGTCTTTTGCGACTAGACAGAAACACTGGACTTATCACAGTTCAGGGTCCTGTGGACCGTGAGGATCTAAGCACTCTGCGCTTCTCAGTGCTCGCCAGGGACCGAGGTGCCACCCCGAAGAGCGCCCGTGCCCAGGTAGTCGTGACTGTGAAAGACATGAACGACAATGCCCCCACCATTGAGATCCGAGGCATAGGGCTGGTGACTCACCAAGATGGGATGGCTAACATCTCAGAGGATGTGGCGGAGGAGACTGCAGTGGCTTTGGTGCAGGTATCTGATCGAGATGAAGGAGAGAATGCAGCGGTCACCTGTGTCGTAGCAGGGGATGTCCCCTTCCAGCTGCGCCAGGCCAGTGAGACAGGCAGTGACAGCAAGAAAAAGTACTTTCTGCAGACCACCACCCCTCTTGACTATGAGAAAGTCAAAGACTATACCATTGAGATCGTGGCCGTGGACTCCGGCAACCCCCCACTCTCTAGCACCAACTCCCTCAAGGTCCAGGTGGTAGACGTCAATGACAATGCCCCTGTCTTCACCCAGAGCATCACTGAAGTCGCCTTCCCAGAAAACAACAAGCCTGGGGAAGTGGTGGCCGAGGTCACTGCCAGTGACGCGGACTCCGGCTCTAACGCAGAGCTGGTGTATTCTCTGGAACCCGAGCCAGCTGCCCAGGGCCTCTTCACTATCTCACCTGAGAACGGAGAGATCCGGGTGAAGACGTCGCTGGATCGGGAACAGAGAGACAGCTATGAGCTGAAGGTGGTGGCAGCTGACCGGGGCAGTCCCAGCCTTCAGGGTACAGCCACGGTCCTTGTCAACGTGCTGGACTGCAACGACAATGACCCCAAGTTTATGCTGAGTGGCTACAACTTCTCGGTGATGGAGAACATGCCCGCACTGAGTCCAGTGGGCATGGTGACTGTCATTGATGGAGACAAGGGGGAGAATGCCCGGGTACAGCTCTCGGTAGAGCAGGACAACGGTGACTTTGTTATCCAGAACGGCACAGGCACCATCTTATCCAGCTTGAGCTTCGACAGGGAGCAACAGAGTACCTATACCTTCCAGCTGAAGGCGGTAGATGGTGGTGTCCCACCTCGCTCTGCGTATGTCGGCGTCACCATCAATGTGTTGGATGAGAATGACAATGCACCCTTTATCACCGCCCCCTCCAACACGTCCCACCGACTGCTGACCCCGCAGACGCGGCTTGGTGAGACAGTCAGTCAGGTGACAGCGGAGGACATTGACTCGGGTGTCAATGCTGAGCTGACCTATAGCATCGCTGGTGGCAACCCTTACGGACTCTTCCAGATTGGATCGCATTCAGGTGCCATCACTCTGGAGAAGGAGATTGAACGGCGCCACCACGGGTTACACCGCCTTGTGGTGAAGGTCAGTGACCGGGGCAAGCCCCCACGCTATGGCACAGCCTTGGTCCACCTTTACGTCAACGAGACCTTAGCCAACCGCACATTGCTAGAGACCCTCCTTGTCCATAGCCTGGACACACCATTGGACATCGACATTGCTGGGGACCCAGAGTACGAGCGTTCCAAGCAGCGTGGCAACATTCTCTTTGGTGTCGTGGCCGGAGTCGTAGCTGTGGCCCTCCTCATCGCCCTGGCAGTGCTTGTGCGCTACTGCCGGCAGCGGGAGGCCAAGAGTGGCTATCAGGCTGGCAAGAAGGAGACTAAGGACCTGTATGCTCCCAAGCCCAGTGGCAAAGCGGCCAAGGGAAGCAAGAACAAAGGGAAGAAGAGCAAGTCCCCGAAGCCTGTGAAGCCAGTGGAGGACGAGGATGAGGCCGGGTTGCAAAAGTCCCTCAAGTTCAACCTAATGAGCGATGCCCCTGGGGACAGTCCCCGAATCCACCTGCCCCTCAACTACCCACCAGGCAGCCCCGACTTAGGCCGCCATTACCGCTCCAACTCCCCATTGCCTTCCATCCAGCTACAACCCCAGTCACCCTCGGCCTCCAAGAAGCACCAGGTGGTGCAGGACCTACCGCCTGCAAACACTTTTGTGGGCACCGGGGACACCACGTCCACGGGCTCCGAGCAGTACTCCGACTACAGCTATCGCACCAACCCCCCCAAATACCCCAGCAAGCAG TTACCTCACCGCCGTGTCACCTTCTCGGCCACCAGTCAGGCCCAGGAGCTGCAGGACCCATCACAGCACAGTTATTATGACAGTGGCCTGGAAGAGTCTGAAACGCCATCTAGCAAGTCATCCTCAGGGCCCCGACTTGGTCCCCTGGCCCTACCTGAGGACCACTATGAGCGCACCACCCCTGACGGCAGCATAGGTGAAATGGAGCACCCCGAGAACG AGCCGGCTGGCCGGAGCAGGCCCTGA